TGTTGTTTTATTAGTTGCCAAAAACATGAGTTGTTATGAATTTCAGGTGCTAACAAAGGCTCAAAAAGCATAACCGCCCTGCTGGACGGCAACGCTTTTTAGCCTAATCGTTACAAGACATTATCCTCGTCTGACAGCATTTATAAGGATGGCCATCTCAGGCGTGATAACAGCGCAATTAAAAACAGAAACAAGCAAGTAGAAAGAAAGATAGCAAATACCAAAAAACATTTCGGGTTTTAACCCCAGAACTGGGACTAAAGTCCCTTAGTTTTAGTTTGCCCATGTATCCACGAGCTAACCAGGTGGAATATTGCTGCGGAATTCCATATGTCAAGAAGCACGTGGCAATTCAAAAAAGGAATTTAAATCATATGAAAAGAGAATTAAAAATGGAAGAAAATAATCAATACAAGGCCCAGTTATTTGTACACTACTCAATCTATAAATAATTCAGTTTCTGGATTGCAAAGGTGTACGCACCAATAGCAGCTGCTCTACTCGTGCCAAGGTGTGAAATTCCTACCCCAATTTTTTTCTCTGTGTTGTAGGGCACTTTTTTTGAACTAAAAGGAATCGAGATCATCCTGATGTCTTCATGTAAAAATTTCTTCAGGTCTTGTTCATTCAGCAGATTATAAGCCATCATCTCTATACGTGCGATATGACATGATTCAAAGGATTTAAACGCAGTGTTCATTTCTTTTATAAGTGCTGGCATAAAGAGTTTCCACGCACCAGAAAGTCCTCCGCCGATCACGATAAGCCCATCGATGAGTGTTGCTGCCTGTGCAAAGGCATTTCCTGCAGCCCTGCCGAGTTCTTCGTATGCTTTTTGAGCTGCTAATTGATCTCCTTCCTTCAAACCCAAACCGATCTCATATATCTCTTTTGCAGTCGGGGTATCATCTGCTGTGATATTTGCTTCCCGCATATAGACACGCTGAACACCTTTGCTGCTAACGCTTTCCTCTACGGAATATTCGGGATAAAGGTGATTCCACATACGATTGATCTCTGCCTGAGCTGAATTATCTCCGACCAGCATGTTGCCACCGAGGGCTATACCCCCGCCAAAGCCAGAGCCAAAGGTGCCTCCGATGAGATTGTTGTATCGTCGAGAACTGCCATGCTTTTCTAATAAAGAATTTATATGAGGAAGAAATCCCGCCATAGCTTCGCCATAGGTAAAGAGATCCGCATCATTATTAATAAAAACAGGAATGCAGAAATATTCCTCCAGCATTGGTCCCAGTGCTACGCCCCCTCTGTACGCAGGCAAATTTATCAGGTCGCCGATGATACCGTTATTATAATCTGTGGGTCCGGGAAACCCGAAGCTTATCGCAACCGGATTTTCAGTGAGTTGTTCCAGGATTTGAGAAAAACCAGAGATGATATTCTTCAAACTTTGGTCGAGATCATGTCCGCAGGTATTTCTGTGAATCGGATTTACTACTTCCTTTCCGTCTCTTAAAGCGGAAAACCGCAAGTTCGTTCCCCCTGCATCAAGGGTCATGACAATTCTCTTGTCTGGTTGATAGCTTCTCATAATAATTATAAAAGCCCCGACACTTTCTTTGCAAGCATGTGCAGAAATACCTCATCTACATCAGAAAAAGCTGCGATAGTATGAGAATCAATGTCGATTTCACCAATGAATGTGCCGTCTTTAATTATCGGTACTACAATTTCAGACTGAACATTAATGCTGCAGGAAAGATAATTTTCTTCCTGTGCTGTATCCTGCACAATGCGGGATTTTTTATCTTTTGCAACCTGACCGCACACGCCCTGCCCAAATGGGATGCGCGTATGTTCAGTTGGTGCTCCTTCAAAGGGACCGAGAATAAGTTCACTATGATTCTCCCTATCAACAAAATAAAATCCAACCCAATCATAATGTGCGGCGTCCTCTTTGAGCAGCTTACAGATATTCTGCAGCTTGTTGAGCATACTCGCCTTTTTCTGAAGAATCTTATCAATCCGATGCTCGAGTTCTGTAAAGGTATTCTTATTTTTCTTGGTCATTTGTGTTTTTGAGTTCAAGCCAGGTTTTTATGGCTCTGCGCAGATGTGGAATCGTGATCGTTCCTCCGACAACAAGTCCGACTGAAAGTGCTTCGTCCAGTTCTTCATCGGTAACGCCCTGTTTTTTGCACTCAATGAGATGATAGGATATACAGTCATCACACCGAAGCACAAAGGATGAAACAAGTCCGAGCAGCTCTTTCGTCTTCTTTGGAAGCGCACCATCCAGATAAGCATTATGATCGAGATTGAAATAACGCTTGACGATCTTTCCGCTGAAATCGAGAACCTTCTTGTTCAATACTTCTCTTTCCTTATTAAATTCTTCAATCGAGTTCAAGCGCTACTCCTTTATGGTCTCCCGTATTAAATCCAACTCCGTCTTTGCCTGAGGTACCATAATAAAAAGCCCTTCAACTTTTTCACAAGCGTAATCTC
This DNA window, taken from Candidatus Cloacimonadota bacterium, encodes the following:
- a CDS encoding GAF domain-containing protein, producing the protein MTKKNKNTFTELEHRIDKILQKKASMLNKLQNICKLLKEDAAHYDWVGFYFVDRENHSELILGPFEGAPTEHTRIPFGQGVCGQVAKDKKSRIVQDTAQEENYLSCSINVQSEIVVPIIKDGTFIGEIDIDSHTIAAFSDVDEVFLHMLAKKVSGLL
- a CDS encoding ROK family protein, translated to MRSYQPDKRIVMTLDAGGTNLRFSALRDGKEVVNPIHRNTCGHDLDQSLKNIISGFSQILEQLTENPVAISFGFPGPTDYNNGIIGDLINLPAYRGGVALGPMLEEYFCIPVFINNDADLFTYGEAMAGFLPHINSLLEKHGSSRRYNNLIGGTFGSGFGGGIALGGNMLVGDNSAQAEINRMWNHLYPEYSVEESVSSKGVQRVYMREANITADDTPTAKEIYEIGLGLKEGDQLAAQKAYEELGRAAGNAFAQAATLIDGLIVIGGGLSGAWKLFMPALIKEMNTAFKSFESCHIARIEMMAYNLLNEQDLKKFLHEDIRMISIPFSSKKVPYNTEKKIGVGISHLGTSRAAAIGAYTFAIQKLNYL
- a CDS encoding carboxymuconolactone decarboxylase family protein yields the protein MNSIEEFNKEREVLNKKVLDFSGKIVKRYFNLDHNAYLDGALPKKTKELLGLVSSFVLRCDDCISYHLIECKKQGVTDEELDEALSVGLVVGGTITIPHLRRAIKTWLELKNTNDQEK